Genomic DNA from Selenomonas sp. oral taxon 126:
GAATTGTTGCCCGAGAGATCAATGACACGCTGCCATACCGCAGCCGTTGCACCGGGATTGTATGGCGAGCGGGAGATGTACTCAAATGCGAGATTGTCCGCTTCCCACTCCATCGGCTTCGTGAGTCCCTGCCCACTCCAGATATTCGCGGCGATTGCACCGAGCACAGAGCCCGTTGCGCTCGCGAGGACGGCGGGACCCAGAGAGCGCTTCATGCCTTTGGCAGGGTGATCCTTCTGTCCGTGTCCCATCTCATGCGCGAGCACGACGGCGATCTCGTCCTCGTTTGCGAGGTAGCTGTAGAGGCCGACGTTGACGCTCATGTTGTGGCCGAGGGTGCAGAATGCATTGAAGCTGTCCTGCTGATTGATGAAGTAATTGTACGGGCGATCATAGACCGTGGCATCCGTGGAACCGATTGCTGCCGTGAGATTTTCAAAGATGCGGTCGAGCTGACTGTTGAGGTCGTAGCGGTAGTAAACGCCGTATGTTTCCTGCAGCTCCTGAAAGAGCGCCTCACGTCCCTCCTCGGTTGTATTGTAGTACTTGATCTGCTTGCTCATCTCGTCTGCGGCAACGGCACCGCCGACAATCGCACCGATGATCCTGCCCGTATTTGCCTCCGCTGTGGCAGGCGGCATCGCAAGCCCCGCCGTCATCGCTGCAGAGAGTGCGAGCGCAATCCCCTTGCACATCCATTTCTTTCTGTTCATTTTCCCACTCCTTCCGTGAAGCTATGAACATATTATAAGCGACAAAGGCGTCTTCTTCCATGCAAAAGAAGTTATAAAGCGTCCGCGAAGATAAAATAAATCAAATTGGACGAGGCGTACAGAATTCTTGACACTATAGAGAAAAAACATTAAAATAGATAGGAGTATTTTATAGACATTTTTCTATCATGGAAAAGGAGGTGGCCGTTATTATTACTGAATTACTAACGGTAATTATTGCTATCGCTGTCGGCGCCGCTATGGGCTATATCGCACGCAGGCGCACGGCGGAGGCTCAGATAGGATCAG
This window encodes:
- a CDS encoding M48 family metallopeptidase, with the translated sequence MNRKKWMCKGIALALSAAMTAGLAMPPATAEANTGRIIGAIVGGAVAADEMSKQIKYYNTTEEGREALFQELQETYGVYYRYDLNSQLDRIFENLTAAIGSTDATVYDRPYNYFINQQDSFNAFCTLGHNMSVNVGLYSYLANEDEIAVVLAHEMGHGQKDHPAKGMKRSLGPAVLASATGSVLGAIAANIWSGQGLTKPMEWEADNLAFEYISRSPYNPGATAAVWQRVIDLSGNNSASAFDIMSGAADHPSNASRRDNYAKKLTEMSGGKVTVDDGVVYVNKKKLLMPAPAGGMSSAERAYFVMGNLAAAYRSGHASSAAYADGRTVMLGAQPIMSCTDDDTSAAEIAALLNQIK